The nucleotide sequence CGCCTATATCGCGCGCACGCTGGGCATGGTCCACGATCCCGATCCGGCGAAGGACGCCGACACCGTGCTCGCGTTCGAAACCGCCGTGGCGAAGGCGAGCTGGCCGGCGGCCGATCGCCGCGACATCGACAAGATCAACAACCCGATGAGCATTGCCGAGCTGCAGACGTTCGCGCCCGGCCTCAACTGGGACACCTATCTCACCGGATCGCTGATCGCGAAGCGCGACCACGCCATCGTCGCCGAGAAGACGGCGATCCGCGACATCGCGGCCCTCTACGATCGCACGCCGCTCCCGACGCTCAAGTTGTGGGAGTCCTTCCACCTCGCCGACCAGGCGGCGCCGTATCTCTCGAAGCGGTTCGTCGACAGCCGCTTCACGTTCACCAGGACGCTCAGCGGCGTCACTGAGCTGCGTCCGCGCTGGAAGCGTGGCGCGACGCTGATCGACTCGACCCTGGGCGAGCTGCTCGGACACGCCTACGTCGACGCGTACTTTCCGCCCTCGTCGAAGGCGATGATGAACGACCTGGTGGCCAACCTGAAGACCGCGATGGCGGCTCGTATCCAGCGCAGCGACTGGATGAGTGCCGCGACCAAGACCGCCGCGCTCGAGAAGCTCTCGAAGATGGACGTGATGGTGGGCTACCCGGACAAGTGGCGCGACTATACGGCTCTCAAGATCGATCCCGCCGATCTCTACGGCAACGTGCAGCGTTCGAATCGGTTCGAGTGGGAGTATCAGTTATCTGATCTCGGCAAGCCGGTCGATCGCAAGAAGTGGGGAATGACGCCGCAGACGGTCGACGCCTACAACGGCGGCCTCGAGAACAAGATCGTCTTCCCGGCTGGCATCCTGCAGGCGCCGTTCTTCGATCCGAAAGCGGATGCGGCCGTGAACTACGGCGCGATCGGCGCGATCATCGGCCACGAAATCAGCCACGGCTTCGACGACCAGGGTCGCAAGATCGATGCGACCGGCGCCGTCCGCGACTGGTGGACGCAGGCCGACGCCGACCGGTTCAACGCGCAGGCGAAGCGCTTCGGCGCGCAGTACGACGCCTACGAGCCCGTCCCGGGGATGCACATCAACGGCGAGCTGACGATGGGCGAGAACATCGCGGATTTCGCCGGGCTGCTCGTCGCGCACGACGCGTATGAGACGTCGCTCAAGGGCGCGGCGGCGCCGGTGCTCGACGGCTTCAGCGGCGACCAGCGATTCTTTCTCGCCTTCGGCCAGGCGTGGCGCGCCAAGCAGCGCGAAGACGCCCAGCGCAGCCAGATGGCCTCCGACCCGCACTCCCCCGCCCGGTTCCGGATCATCGGTCCGCTCCGCAACGACGACGACTGGTACAAGGCGTTCAACATCACCGGCGGGAAGTACTACCTGAAGCCGGAGGATCGCACGCGCATCTGGTGAGGAAGAAAGGGCAACGGCCGGGGAGCCGGGGTCCTAGGCGCCCTGCGCCGCCCCAGCTTTCTGCCCGTGCTCGATCCTGGCCCAGCTGTCCTTGAGCGTGACCGTGCGGTTGAAGACGGGACGGCCAGGCGCGCTGTCGGTGTCGACCGCGAAGTAGCCGATCCGCTCGAACTGGAGACGCGTGCCTGGCGCGGCCAGCGCCGCCGAGGCCTCGACCTTGGCTTGCGGCACGACCTCGAGCGAGGCGGG is from Vicinamibacterales bacterium and encodes:
- a CDS encoding M13 family metallopeptidase: MPHSSPARILAIVALSAASLHGAGQMQPPARFGSWGVDLTAMDRAAKPGEDFDQFVNGGWKHRTEIPADQPSTGVGYDVFNRSQAQIRALIDQAPPTSPLGGMYKSFMNEAAVEAIDDKPLLADVKRVAALADKDAFARFMGDTNGAFGLTLVGAGVAPDPANPSTNTLFLGQAGLGLPDRDYYLNPTFKPQLDAYRAYIARTLGMVHDPDPAKDADTVLAFETAVAKASWPAADRRDIDKINNPMSIAELQTFAPGLNWDTYLTGSLIAKRDHAIVAEKTAIRDIAALYDRTPLPTLKLWESFHLADQAAPYLSKRFVDSRFTFTRTLSGVTELRPRWKRGATLIDSTLGELLGHAYVDAYFPPSSKAMMNDLVANLKTAMAARIQRSDWMSAATKTAALEKLSKMDVMVGYPDKWRDYTALKIDPADLYGNVQRSNRFEWEYQLSDLGKPVDRKKWGMTPQTVDAYNGGLENKIVFPAGILQAPFFDPKADAAVNYGAIGAIIGHEISHGFDDQGRKIDATGAVRDWWTQADADRFNAQAKRFGAQYDAYEPVPGMHINGELTMGENIADFAGLLVAHDAYETSLKGAAAPVLDGFSGDQRFFLAFGQAWRAKQREDAQRSQMASDPHSPARFRIIGPLRNDDDWYKAFNITGGKYYLKPEDRTRIW